The nucleotide window CCGCTTTGCAGGCCGACCCCCAGGCCGTGATGGCTATCTTCACCAATGACGGCAAAACCGGGCTGGCAGACAGGCTGGATACATATCTTACCTCCCTTGTCCGTTCGGGGGATGGTCTTATCCCCTCCCGGGAGAAGTCCCTGCAGGACATTATGGACGACATCGACGACCAGATCTCTCGCATGGAAGACCGGCTGGCTATTAAGGAAGAGCAACTACGGCGGCAATTCACGGCCATGGAGCAGGCCCTGGCGGCTTTGCAGAGCCAGGGCAACTGGCTGGCCGGGCAGATTGCCGGATTGGGGGCCTACCAGAAAAAGTAGCGTATAGGTCAACAAATTTACGTTCATAAAACGGAGAGGAAACGGCGATGAAGTGGTGAGGGTGAAGATAAACCCATTAAGCAATGTTTAACTAGGCGAGTTGATGGCTGGAAAATGTTGTAGAACAAATCGAGGTGTAAGCCATGTCCATTACCGACCCCTATCAGGCTTACCGGCAGAACCAGGTCCAGACTCTATCCCAGGAAAAGCTGGTGCTGATGCTCTACGACGGCGCCCTGCGTTTCTGCCGTCAGGGCCTGGCGGCCATGGAGAAAAAGGATTATGCCGGGGCCAACGGCAGCCTGTGCCGTGCCCAGGATATTTTGAGCGAGTTGATGGTCAATTTGAATAGAGACGTGGGCGAGATTGCCGACAACCTTTATAAATTATACGATTTCATGTACCGTCATCTGGTGCAGGCAAACGTGAAAAAGAGCGCAGTTATGGTTCAAGAAGTAATGGACCTGCTGCAGCAGCTGCGCGATACCTGGGAAGAAGCTACAAGGATATATCATTCCCATGATTATCGAACCCGGGTCGGGATGAATCGGCAGGGTTAAAAATGGACAAAGAAAAAGAAAAGGCCGCGAAGGAGCTCCTGCGCGCTTATTTACATGAAATAGAACTGGTGCAGGCGTGGCGGCGTAGTTTGCAGCAGCAGCGTCAATACATACAGACCGGCGCGTGGGAAGCCTTGAATAACTTTCTGGAAGAGTCGTTATCCATGAGGGTACTGTTGTCCGAGGCACGGCAGACTACCCGGCAGTTGGAAAAAAATCTCGCTTTAGTTGCAGAAAAAGAAGTTTCGTCATGGGAAAAAATT belongs to Moorella humiferrea and includes:
- the fliS gene encoding flagellar export chaperone FliS, giving the protein MSITDPYQAYRQNQVQTLSQEKLVLMLYDGALRFCRQGLAAMEKKDYAGANGSLCRAQDILSELMVNLNRDVGEIADNLYKLYDFMYRHLVQANVKKSAVMVQEVMDLLQQLRDTWEEATRIYHSHDYRTRVGMNRQG
- a CDS encoding flagellar export chaperone FlgN → MDKEKEKAAKELLRAYLHEIELVQAWRRSLQQQRQYIQTGAWEALNNFLEESLSMRVLLSEARQTTRQLEKNLALVAEKEVSSWEKIELLTPETRWELASASRHLRTLWEECRELQEANLKIMQENMVKIKLELEQVQTARQMARAYRREYRTAAPRCLDRRL